The sequence TACGTGCCACGCCTGGGCAGCGCCAGCCCCAGCACTGGCCTGCTGTGGGAGCTGGAAGCCATCGCCGCCGTGATTATCGGCGGCACCGCACTCAAAGGGGGCTCCGGGCGTATCTGGGGCACCGTGGTGGGTGCCGTGCTGCTGCTAAGCATCGAGAACGTCCTGAACCTCACGTCTATCATCAGCGTGTACCTCAACGCCGCCGTTCAGGGGGTGGTGATCATCATCGTGGCTTTCCTCCAGCGTGGCCGCCGCACGTAAGCGGCCCCGCATTTCCGCCGACCGCTTCCCGCCTCTCTCGCCCCCCAAGGAGCTTTCCATGTCTCAGGTACTCCGCAAGTCCGTGGTCCTCTCGTTCGCCCTGCTGGCCTCGGCGGCGCTGGCCCAGACCAAGCAGGTGATCGGCGTCTCGATTCCGTCGGCCGACCACGGCTGGACGGCCGGCATCGTGTACTGGGCCAACCAGACCAAAGCCGAACTGGAGAAGATGTATCCGGGCCTGAGCGTGATCGTCAAGACCGCCAAGGACTCGAACGAGCAGGCCAACCAGATTCAGGACCTCTACACCGTGAACAAGATCAACGCCCTGGTGATCCTGCCGCAGGAGAGCGCGCCGCTGACCAAGCCGGTGGCCGACCTCAAGAAGCAGGGCGTGTTCACGCTGGTGGTGGACCGGGCGCTGACCGACCCGACGGCCCAGAGCGCCTACGTGGCCGGCGACAATCCCGGGCTGGGCCGCGTGAGCGGCGAGTACGTGGGTAAGACGCTGGGCGGCAAGGGCAACGTCGTGGTGCTGCGCGGCATCGCCACCGTGATTGACAACCAGCGGGTGGACGCCTTCGAGAACGTGATCAAGACCAAGTACCCGAACGTCAAGATTCTGGACAAGCAGTACGCCAACTGGAACCGCGACGACGGCTTCCGGGTGATGCAGGACTACCTGACCCGCTTCCCGAAGATCGACGCGGTGTGGGCGCAGGACGATGACATCGCCGTGGGCGTACTGAAGGCCATCCAGCAGGCCGGGCGCACCGACATCAAGTTCGTGCTGGGCGGCGCCGGCATGAAGGACATGGTCAAGAAGGTGATGGACGGCGACAAGCTGATCACCGCCGACGTGACGTATCCGCCCACCATGATCCGCGACGCGATGCGGCTGCTGGCCAAAGCCCGCATGACCAACACGGCCATGGCCAAGAGCACCATCATTCCCAGCGTACTGGTCACCAAGGCGAACGCCGCCGAGTACTACTTCCCGAAGTCGCCGTTCTGAAGCGGGGGGCAGCGGAGCGCGGCGTCCGAGCCTAAAGTGCTCTTGAGACGAATGATGGCCAGCACACTGGAGGGAGTGAGAGCTTAACTCATGACCGATAACACGGACCCGAACGCACCGGCACAGACCTCCAACGCCCTGCCGGATGCCGATGTCAGCGAAAACGGACCGATCTACCAGCCGCCCAAGCAGGCGGAGGAGGCCGACATCGTCGACGCCACCGTCGACGGGACCAGCGCTTCACACTACGGCGCCAACGACCCCGCGCTGTACGAGGATCAGGGCGAACCCTCGGACCAGCAGGACTGAGCCACGGTGAAGGGGCGGGCGAACCAATTTCTGGTTCGCCCGCCCTTTTAAGCTGTCCGGCTCAGTCCGGCGCGATGTCCTCATCGGCATTGAATTCCTGCCAGCCCTGCGGCAGCTGGGACGATGGCCACGGCTGGGCGCTGCGCTGCACGGCCGTTACGGTCAGCAGCGTGTGCCCGGCGGCCTTCAGCTGCAGCGGCACGCCGAGCCGGGCGGCCCAGCACACCTGCTGCGCGGCCTGACCGGCCGGCTGAATCCGCCACCAGTGGCAGGCCTGACCGGCCACCACACTGCCGCGTTTCAGGTCCTGCACGGCCGCCCCTGAAACCGGCCGGTCCAGCAGGTGTTGAACGCCCCAGCGGTCGGTGAAGATGCCGACCCGGTACAGGTTGACCCGGTGCACCAGGAAGGCGGTGCGCTTCTGCAGGTTGCGCAGTTGGTACAGGTCCTCGCCATCCGCGGCGGGTATGAGCCGCAGCTCCGCCCGGCCCCCGGTGCGGCGCACCACCTGGCCGGAGGCGGCGCGCCAGAATTCCAGCGGCTGCGCCTGCCCCTGCCGGCCTTGGTAGGTGGCCTTGAGGTGCAGTGGTCCCTGCACGTCCCCGAACACCTGTTCCCAGCTGGGCGCGGTGGGAGCCGCCACCGCTGGAGCGCCCAGCAGCGCGGCACAGGTCAGGAGGGTGGTGCGGCGCACGTTACTTCCGGACCGGCGCGGCGCTGTCGAAGTAGGTGTAGCTGTGGCCGTTCTGGATGAGGGTCTTGACCTTCAGCTGCGCGGTGTAGCTGCTCAGCGCCGAGTTCACGTCCTTGCCGTCCGGGTCGGTGGGCCGGGCGACGGTCAGGCCGGTGGCCGCCGTCTCGGGCGCCACGGTTCTGGCCGTGACCGACAGCTTCAGCGCCTCGTTGCCCTTCAGGGCTTCCAGCAGCACCCGGCCGTCGGCCTTCGGGAGCGCTACGCCGAAGATGGCCGCCACGGTCGGCGCCACGTCCACGTTGCCGCTGGGGGTGGTGGTGGCAAAGCCGCTGCGGAAGTTCGGTCCGCTGGCCACCAGGGTGTTGTGTACGTCGGTTGGCCCGAAGCTGCCGTGCATGCCGCGGTTGTTCTGGGCGCTCTCGTATTCGGTGCCGGGGAAGCCCTGCACCTTGGCGTCCGCGTTGAAGTTGAAGCTGACCATGATGTCGGGGTTGCGCCCGCTGGCGTTCTCTAGCCGCACCTGGCTCATCGGGAAGGTGCCGGGCAGCTTCCCGTAGCGGTCATCCACGAAGATGGCGCCGTATTCTTCACGCGACTGCAGGAAGCGCACCGCTTTGGCCACCAGGGCCGGGTCGTGGGCCGGGCTGTACAGATAGTCACTGCCGCCGTTCGCGGCGATCACAAAGGCGTTGGCCGGCACCGTGGCCGGTACCCGGTAGCTGGGGGTGATGTAGGTGGCGCCAGCCTTGCCGCAGATGCTGCCGTCCGTGTCGGTCTTGGGCGCGTACACCACGCTGCCGTCGGCCTTGATGCCGCTCAGCACCGGGTCATTGACGCAGCCGCCACCGTCGTAGGCGGTGAAGCCGGCGCGGGTCATCAGGTCGGCGGTGCGCACGTCGCCAGAGACCGAGTAGCCGTTCTGATCCGGGGCGCCTACCGCGCCGCCGGCAATGGCCCGCAGCGGAAACAGAGACGCGTCGCCCGCCACGTTGCTGTGCCCGTGGTCGCTGACCACGATGATGTTGGTGCTGTCCAGCTCGCCCAGCGCCCTCAGCTTGGCCTGCAGCTGACCGAGCAGCGCGTCCTGGGTGTGCAGCGCGTCGCGGAAGGGGGCGGTGCCTACGCCGTAGGTGTGCTCAGTGCTGTCGGGACTGCGCAGCCAGACCAGACTCAGGTCCGGCTTCTCAGTCGGCAGGATGTAGTTCAGGTAGGCGCTCATCATGTAGCTGTTGGCGTCCGCGTTCAGCTCGGTGGTGGCCGTGCTGGGGTCGCTGGTCACCTTGTCGGCCAGCAGCACCTTCGGCTTGCCCGCGGTGGGGTCGCCGTTGTCCGCGCCGAGCGTCACGGTGCCGTCGGCGTAGGCCACCGGGGTCAGCTTGGGCAGCGCGATGCCCGCCTGCTGCAACCCCTTGGCCAGCGACGCCGGGTACACATGGCGCTCGTCCAGAATCAGGCCGCCGCGCGTGTAGTCCTGCAGGAAGGCGGGGCCGCTCTTGCCGATGGCCGCCGTTTTGAGGCCCTTGGCCTGCGCCGCCTGGAACAGGGTGCCCACCTGCATCAGCTGGTTTTTGTAGTACGCGTCCAGGTCTGTCAGGATCGCGTAGTCCTCCGTGAAGGCCGGCTGCTGGAAATCCACGTCCGCTCCGCTGGCGTCCTTGCCTTTGGGCCCCGGCTGCCACAGCGTGTTCCCGTAGAAGCCGGTGGTGCCGGGAAAGCTGCCGGTGGCGAAACTGGCGGCGTTCATCATGGTGAAGGTGGGGTAGGTGCTGTGGTTGTCGGTAAAGTTCACCCCCGCCTGACGCAGCGCGTACAGGTTGGGGGTGTCCTGCTGACTGATGGCGTCCGGGCGCATGCCGTCCCACACGAAAATGATGGTGCGGTGGGGCGTCACGGTGGTGGGCGGCTTCGTCTGCGTGCAGCTGCCCAGCGTCAGACTCGCCAGCAGGGCGCCGCCAATCAGGGAAAATTTATTCACGTGACCATCAAACGCCCGCACCTTCAGCGGCGTGTCAGGTGCACGCCAGCGGTCAGGGTTTGGCGGGCGCCGGCTCTGTCTTCACGCTGGGGGTCACCACCGGCACGTCACCCTTCCATTTCAGCGGGTCCAACCGCAGGGAGCGTTGCCCGCCGATCTGATAGCCCACTTCCGCGCTGTTCCAGGCGTGGTAGTACATCCAGGTCTGCCCGCGCCCGTCGGTGATGATGCCCTGCCCGCCGGGGCCGGCCACCGGGCCGGTGGTGGCGACCAGCGGATTGTTTGCCGATTTCTTGAAGGGGCCGAGCGGAGATGTGGCGACCGCGTACCCCACCGCGTAGGTGTCGGTGTCCCAGGCGGCGGCCGAGTAGAACAGATAGTAGTGGCTGCCGTGCCGGTACATGAACGGCGCCTCGATCAGGTTGCCTTCCCACAGCTGTCCGTTGTAGATCAGGTCCTTGGGCTTGCCGGTCAGCGTCTGTCCGTCGGGCGAGAGCGGCTGCACCCACAACCCGGTCAGCTGGCTGCAGCAGTTGCCGTCGTTCTTCCAGTACAGGTAGGCTTTGCCGTCCTGATCGGTGAAGCCGGCCGCGTCAATGCTGCCGCCCACATCCAGCTGACACACCAGCGGCGTCTTGGACGGGCTGTTGAAGGGGCCGTCCGGCTTGGTGGCAAACCCCACGCCGATGCACTGCCGGCCGCTGTCGGTGTGGCGGGCGGTGAAGTACAGAGCGTAGCCGCCCTTGACCTTCATCACGTCCGGCGCCCAGGTGTTGCCGCCGGTGGCCCAGTCGGGCAGCACCGGCATCGCGTCGCCCACAGCGTCCCAGTGCACCAGATCGGCCGACCGGAACACCGGCACCGTCTGCCCGCCCGCGTTGGTGCTGTAGGCGTAATAGGTCTTGCCCACCTGCAGGATGTCCGGGTCCGGGAAATCTTCGGCGATCACCGGGTTCTGGAAGGTGGCGGCGGACCTGGCCGGGGTGGGGGCCGGAGTGGTGGTGGCGGGTCCGGCCCCACCCAGCAGCAGGCCCAGCACCATCAGGGCTTTGGTCATGGCGTCTCCTGGTCAGCGGTGAACGCCGGTTGCGGCGTCAGGGTGGGGCCTTCGGTGCGCGGGCCGTCCGGGGTCCAGACGATGCGGTCCAGGCACAGCCGCCGGGCGGTCTTGTCCACGTCCCAGGCGTGGTACACCAGCACGTCGTCGCCGTTGGGGGCCTTGACCACCGAGTTGTGCCCCGGCCCGATCACCTTGCCGGGCACCGTCTTGAGCACCAGCGGCCCCACATGGTCCGGTTCGGTCCAGGGCCCCAGCGGGTGATCTGCGACCGCGTACGACACGCCGTAGGTCGCTTCCGGCCACGCCCCGCCCGAGTAGAACAGGTAGTACTGGCCTTCGTGTGGCACCACGAACGGGCCTTCCAGGGTGTACCAGTCGTAGACCGCTCCGTACATCTCGCGCTGCGCGGCGTACAGCTGCCAGTCCTGGGTGGCGCGAAGCACCTGCCGCGGCGCACCTTCCAGCCGCGTCATGGTGACGAGCCGGTCCACCGAGAGCGAGGTGCCCACCCGGTCGCCTTCCAGCACGTCGTGGGCGTAGTACAGGTACCACTGCCCGTCCTGGTCCTGGAATGGGCTGGCGTCAATGGAGAACGGCAGGTCCGGCGTCAGCACGATGTCCTGATCCACGAAGGGACCGGTCGGCTGATCGGCCACCGCCACACGCAGCTGGTGGCCCTTATCGGCCTGGCCTGCCGAGTAGTACATGTAGAAGCGGCCCTCCGAGTAGGCCACCTCCGGCGCCCAGTAGTCGGTCCGCTGCGGGTCGGGGAGCGGCTCCAGCACCCCGCCGTGCGAGGTCCAGTGAATCAGGTCCGGCGACACCAGCACCTCGAAATGCCGGCCGCCCGGTTCCGGCGCGTGGCCGGTACCGTAGGCGTAGTACATCCCTTCGTGCTGCAGGACAAACGGGTCG comes from Deinococcus sonorensis KR-87 and encodes:
- a CDS encoding ABC transporter substrate-binding protein; translated protein: MSQVLRKSVVLSFALLASAALAQTKQVIGVSIPSADHGWTAGIVYWANQTKAELEKMYPGLSVIVKTAKDSNEQANQIQDLYTVNKINALVILPQESAPLTKPVADLKKQGVFTLVVDRALTDPTAQSAYVAGDNPGLGRVSGEYVGKTLGGKGNVVVLRGIATVIDNQRVDAFENVIKTKYPNVKILDKQYANWNRDDGFRVMQDYLTRFPKIDAVWAQDDDIAVGVLKAIQQAGRTDIKFVLGGAGMKDMVKKVMDGDKLITADVTYPPTMIRDAMRLLAKARMTNTAMAKSTIIPSVLVTKANAAEYYFPKSPF
- a CDS encoding alkaline phosphatase family protein — encoded protein: MNKFSLIGGALLASLTLGSCTQTKPPTTVTPHRTIIFVWDGMRPDAISQQDTPNLYALRQAGVNFTDNHSTYPTFTMMNAASFATGSFPGTTGFYGNTLWQPGPKGKDASGADVDFQQPAFTEDYAILTDLDAYYKNQLMQVGTLFQAAQAKGLKTAAIGKSGPAFLQDYTRGGLILDERHVYPASLAKGLQQAGIALPKLTPVAYADGTVTLGADNGDPTAGKPKVLLADKVTSDPSTATTELNADANSYMMSAYLNYILPTEKPDLSLVWLRSPDSTEHTYGVGTAPFRDALHTQDALLGQLQAKLRALGELDSTNIIVVSDHGHSNVAGDASLFPLRAIAGGAVGAPDQNGYSVSGDVRTADLMTRAGFTAYDGGGCVNDPVLSGIKADGSVVYAPKTDTDGSICGKAGATYITPSYRVPATVPANAFVIAANGGSDYLYSPAHDPALVAKAVRFLQSREEYGAIFVDDRYGKLPGTFPMSQVRLENASGRNPDIMVSFNFNADAKVQGFPGTEYESAQNNRGMHGSFGPTDVHNTLVASGPNFRSGFATTTPSGNVDVAPTVAAIFGVALPKADGRVLLEALKGNEALKLSVTARTVAPETAATGLTVARPTDPDGKDVNSALSSYTAQLKVKTLIQNGHSYTYFDSAAPVRK
- a CDS encoding glycoside hydrolase family 43 protein; this encodes MTKALMVLGLLLGGAGPATTTPAPTPARSAATFQNPVIAEDFPDPDILQVGKTYYAYSTNAGGQTVPVFRSADLVHWDAVGDAMPVLPDWATGGNTWAPDVMKVKGGYALYFTARHTDSGRQCIGVGFATKPDGPFNSPSKTPLVCQLDVGGSIDAAGFTDQDGKAYLYWKNDGNCCSQLTGLWVQPLSPDGQTLTGKPKDLIYNGQLWEGNLIEAPFMYRHGSHYYLFYSAAAWDTDTYAVGYAVATSPLGPFKKSANNPLVATTGPVAGPGGQGIITDGRGQTWMYYHAWNSAEVGYQIGGQRSLRLDPLKWKGDVPVVTPSVKTEPAPAKP
- a CDS encoding glycoside hydrolase family 43 protein, giving the protein MKTYTNPVYPGSFADPFVLQHEGMYYAYGTGHAPEPGGRHFEVLVSPDLIHWTSHGGVLEPLPDPQRTDYWAPEVAYSEGRFYMYYSAGQADKGHQLRVAVADQPTGPFVDQDIVLTPDLPFSIDASPFQDQDGQWYLYYAHDVLEGDRVGTSLSVDRLVTMTRLEGAPRQVLRATQDWQLYAAQREMYGAVYDWYTLEGPFVVPHEGQYYLFYSGGAWPEATYGVSYAVADHPLGPWTEPDHVGPLVLKTVPGKVIGPGHNSVVKAPNGDDVLVYHAWDVDKTARRLCLDRIVWTPDGPRTEGPTLTPQPAFTADQETP